The genomic DNA CACCTGGGTGTGGCCgatgtcctgctgctgctgacgcTTCCCTTTTGGGCCGCACAGGCGTATCAAGAGCACGGATGGACCTTTGGTACCCCCCTATGCAAGATCACCGGAGCTGTCTTTACGGTGAGAGATTTGCAGCTGGGAAGTTCTACAAATGCTGAACTGGAGACCTAGAATTGTACTGGCAGGGGCGTGGCCAGAGTTGTGGCCAGGGGTGGCGTGGGCCTCCCTTGAATTCTGACTGCCACCCctggtgccaccccaaaatcctaacATTGATTGGCTATATGCCTTCTTAGAGgcgtgcgtgtgcgcgtgcgtgcatCTGCGTACACATATTcctcatgccacccctgcaagACTCAGTGCCTTAGGTGGGCCaccacatgtaaaaaaaaaaaactctacacGCCCCTGTCTATTGGCCCAAACAGAATTTCCCTCTGATACAAGTGTGataaaaatgttcatatttttggTGGGGAAACACTCATTGCTAACAAATTGCCAACATTGTCCTCAACAAAGTGCATATTCTTGAACTTTCAGTGatttcaaacagtttttttaatgaatctcTTTGTCCCCATAGATCAATTTCTACTGTGGGATCTTTCTCCTTGCCTGCATCAGTCTGGACCGGTACCTCTCCATCGTCCACGCTACCCAGATGTACTCCCGGAGGAATCCTTGGGTCGTTCACATCAGCTGTTTGGCAGTGTGgctcttctccctgctcctctctatCCCCGACTGGATCTTTTTGGAGGCTGCGGTCAATGACAGGCGAGAAAAAACAGAGTGTGTTCGCGAGTACTTCAAATTTGGGGTGAAAGTAGGTGAATGGCGGCTGGCATCGCGGCTGCTCTACCACACGGTGGGCTTCCTGCTTCCTTCAGCTATTCTGATCTTCTGCTACTCCTGCATCCTGCGGCAGCTTAAGTGCGGCGCCAAAGGCTCCCTCCAAAAGCAGAAAGCTTTCAGAGTCATCGTGTCTGTAGTGGTGGTTTTCTTTATCTGCTGGACGCCATACAACATCACACTGTTCGTGGACACACTTCTTTCTGACCCCACCTGTGGAGTCAGTATGTCCCTGCAGAAAGCTAAGACAGTCACCTCCACTTTGGGTTACCTCCACTGCAGCCTCAATCCCATCCTGTATGCCTTTGTGGGTGTGAAGTTCCGGCGTCAGCTCATGGACATCCTGAGGTCTCTAGGCTGCAAGTTGAAGAGAAATGCCACATTCCAATCTGttggcagcagcaggagaagtTCCATTTGGTCAGACTCTCCTGACACTTCAAACTCCATTGCTGtctgagggagaagagagagagacatctgATCATAGACTCTGAGAATTGGATGTAGCCTCCTATTTTGACAAGTGATTCTAAGGCAAAAGTGCCTTAAATCTGTATATTTGTTGTCAGagacagcagggtgaaactCCACTGGTTGCAACTAGAAGCTTGGCTGCATTGATGCCTGTACAAAAATCAGCCTACTTCTTACTTTTTCGAATGAGTTTACAGTCTTAATCGCTTGTTTCAGGTATTCTTCAAGACAACATCATGATCATTTGGCCCCACTGACATTAAATCATGGTACGCTGTATGTTCAGGCTACGATTAAAACATTGCTACTTGAGGAGTGCtcttttcagtgtttggatGTGCTTAAAGAAGCTCCAAGGAGtctgttttcagtgtttatcaGTTATTACATTATGTTTCAAGTCAGCTAAATGTTTCTGTATAATTCT from Labrus mixtus chromosome 11, fLabMix1.1, whole genome shotgun sequence includes the following:
- the cxcr3.1 gene encoding C-X-C chemokine receptor type 3.1, encoding MDGGGRIIESGNDLLFGLSDLYNSTYEVDDGCCDGGDVCDLNEGRQFEAVFIPVLYSVAFVVGVLGNGVLLGVLARSRKVWSVTDNFILHLGVADVLLLLTLPFWAAQAYQEHGWTFGTPLCKITGAVFTINFYCGIFLLACISLDRYLSIVHATQMYSRRNPWVVHISCLAVWLFSLLLSIPDWIFLEAAVNDRREKTECVREYFKFGVKVGEWRLASRLLYHTVGFLLPSAILIFCYSCILRQLKCGAKGSLQKQKAFRVIVSVVVVFFICWTPYNITLFVDTLLSDPTCGVSMSLQKAKTVTSTLGYLHCSLNPILYAFVGVKFRRQLMDILRSLGCKLKRNATFQSVGSSRRSSIWSDSPDTSNSIAV